In Zea mays cultivar B73 chromosome 7, Zm-B73-REFERENCE-NAM-5.0, whole genome shotgun sequence, the following proteins share a genomic window:
- the LOC100272599 gene encoding Probable serine/threonine-protein kinase WNK1-like, whose amino-acid sequence MISAKSNAAVYPCPEYAEVDPTGRYGRFSDVLGKGASKIVYKAFDEYQGMEVAWNQVKLHDFLQSPEDLERLYCEIHLLKTLKHRNIMKFYTSWVDVSRRNINFITEMFTSGTLRQYRQKHRRVNMWAVKHWCRQILSGLLYLHSHNPPIIHRDLKCDNIFVNGNQGEVKIGDLGLAAILRKSHAVHCVGTPEFMAPEVYEEEYNELVDIYSFGMCVLEMVTFEYPYSECTHPVQIYKKVISGTKPEALYKVKDPMLRRFVEKCLVSSSQRLSARELLEDPFLQGDDVAVSLDGGDYHVPTKYVRQPSYLGHTYSNGSMVSNGFSESMDEDALSEDCEDDDMKGQDGIDLFNENEDEPLGNVDITIKGRKSEDGGIFLRLRISDNDGRVRNIYFPFDVEADTALSVATEMIAELDITDHEVTRIADMIDGEVSALVPDWRPGPGIEEAPDTSYCHNCGSNVSSCGSLYAYMSSGRRGCQCAELHGRFEEITFQADGEQCDLQESAGSSDDGGGQTEHYVKSNESTHVNGLVQMGRRDLSNQLCFSSFQEQSCSYNRYENDTNHHVNGFDIKHEVKIAKYKARKMAQFKRAIHPSLDFDNAYGVNRGKPSLNKLQSFHVGKNHNFRVPTCDRSPGKVSTDYHSDLNSQVLQSRHPDPGAQRARHCEVNAAGSSTECMFTGRRYYTGAQLPPNLPRTKSVPLNAVDA is encoded by the exons ATGATAAGCGCCAAGTCCAACGCCGCCGTGTACCCGTGCCCGGAGTATGCGGAGGTCGACCCCACCGGCCGGTACGGACGG TTCAGCGACGTTCTTGGCAAGGGCGCGTCCAAGATTGT GTACAAGGCGTTCGACGAGTACCAGGGGATGGAAGTGGCGTGGAACCAGGTGAAGCTGCACGACTTCCTGCAGAGCCCCGAGGACCTGGAGCGGCTCTACTGCGAGATCCACCTCCTCAAGACGCTCAAGCACCGCAACATCATGAAGTTCTACACCTCCTGGGTCGACGTCTCCCGCCGCAACATCAACTTCATCACTGAGATGTTCACCTCCGGCACCCTCCGCCA GTACAGGCAGAAACACCGGAGGGTGAACATGTGGGCGGTGAAGCACTGGTGCCGGCAAATCCTCAGCGGCCTGCTGTACCTCCACAGCCACAATCCGCCCATCATCCACCGGGACCTCAAGTGTGACAACATCTTCGTGAACGGCAACCAGGGCGAGGTCAAGATTGGCGACCTCGGCCTCGCCGCCATCCTCCGCAAGTCCCACGCTGTCCACTGCGTGG GTACACCGGAGTTCATGGCACCGGAGGTGTATGAAGAGGAGTACAACGAGCTGGTGGACATCTACTCGTTTGGAATGTGCGTGCTCGAGATGGTCACCTTTGAGTACCCGTACAGCGAGTGTACGCACCCGGTCCAGATCTACAAGAAAGTGATCTCT GGTACTAAGCCAGAAGCTCTGTACAAGGTGAAAGATCCAATGCTGAGGCGCTTTGTCGAGAAGTGCCTAGTATCGTCATCTCAGAGACTGTCAGCAAGAGAACTGCTTGAGGATCCCTTCCTACAGGGCGATGACGTGGCTGTTTCTTTGGATGGTGGAGATTATCATGTACCGACCAAGTACGTACGGCAGCCTTCATATCTAGGGCATACCTATAGCAATGGCTCCATGGTGAGTAATGGATTCTCAGAAAGCATGGATGAGGACGCTCTGAGTGAAGACTGCGAGGATGATGACATGAAAGGCCAAGATGGCATTGACCTGTTCAACGAGAATGAGGATGAACCTCTTGGCAATGTGGACATAACAATCAAAGGGAGAAAGAGTGAGGATGGAGGCATATTCCTCAGATTGCGGATTTCTGATAATGATG GACGGGTACGCAACATCTATTTTCCTTTCGACGTTGAGGCTGATACCGCACTAAGCGTTGCAACTGAAATGATAGCCGAGCTGGATATAACTGACCATGAAGTTACTCGGATTGCTGACATGATTGATGGTGAGGTCAGTGCATTGGTACCAGATTGGAGGCCTGGTCCGGGCATAGAGGAAGCTCCTGACACTTCATACTGCCATAACTGTGGATCCAACGTCTCATCGTGCGGTTCACTTTACGCCTACATGTCATCAGGCCGTCGAGGTTGCCAATGTGCAGAGCTACATGGGCGGTTTGAAGAGATCACGTTCCAAGCCGATGGAGAGCAGTGTGATTTGCAGGAATCGGCAGGCAGCTCTGACGATGGAGGTGGCCAAACAGAGCATTATGTCAAAAGCAACGAGTCCACTCATGTGAATGGCCTCGTACAGATGGGAAGAAGAGATCTTTCTAATCAGCTTTGCTTCAGTTCATTCCAAGAGCAATCATGTTCATATAACCGTTACGAGAATGACACTAACCATCATGTGAATGGGTTCGACATAAAGCATGAGGTAAAGATCGCCAAGTACAAAGCACGGAAAATGGCACAGTTTAAGAGGGCTATCCATCCATCTCTTGACTTCGACAATGCATATGGAGTAAATAGGGGTAAGCCTTCACTGAACAAGCTGCAATCTTTCCATGTTGGAAAGAACCACAATTTCCGTGTGCCAACCTGTGATCGAAGCCCGGGTAAAGTAAGCACAGACTATCATTCTGACTTGAACAGCCAAGTATTGCAAAGTAGGCACCCCGATCCGGGAGCCCAAAGGGCCCGGCATTGTGAGGTCAATGCAGCTGGGAGCAGCACGGAGTGTATGTTTACAGGGAGGCGCTACTACACCGGAGCTCAGCTGCCGCCGAATCTCCCAAGAACAAAATCTGTACCCCTGAATGCTGTCGACGCCTGA
- the LOC100277479 gene encoding uncharacterized protein isoform X1: MASLVHQASMPAMAPPPPPCDDELVPQGFSCFGRSLSRASSSSRLEYRALQGEEKRNAAQDARSARAKLRWKAVAHELMAKGGGGGGGGARRRKQQLGAFSYDSRSYALNFDQGADE; encoded by the coding sequence ATGGCCAGCCTCGTGCACCAGGCGTCCATGCCGGcgatggcgccgccgccgccgccgtgcgacGACGAGTTAGTCCCGCAGGGCTTCAGCTGCTTCGGCCGCTCGCTGTCGCGGGCGTCGTCGTCGAGCCGCCTGGAGTACAGGGCGCTGCAGGGCGAGGAGAAGCGTAACGCCGCGCAGGACGCGCGGTCGGCGCGCGCCAAGCTGCGCTGGAAGGCGGTGGCGCACGAGCTCAtggccaagggcggcggcggcggcggcggcggcgcgcggcggaggaagcagCAGCTGGGGGCCTTCAGCTACGACTCCCGGAGCTACGCGCTCAACTTCGACCAGGGCGCCGACGAGTAG